The following are from one region of the Stanieria cyanosphaera PCC 7437 genome:
- a CDS encoding non-ribosomal peptide synthetase family protein, with protein sequence MKTETLQGFQLSPQQKRLWLLQQNNRVYLSQAVILIEGKVDLEILQEAVDKIVERQEIMRTNFYRRSGITIPFQVINETSKSVWQNLDLSHLTEQEIELKLIELLQSEQTNNFNLERDSLVRLVLIKLSEESFYLIVTLPSLCADRWTINNLVREISQSYSLCLQGKDFFEEPLQYIQFSEWQNELLIEEAETGKAFWQQQQFKNRNNLSLPGEINSNQYPKLNTIYLTIESNLLNKIHSTTTQTNTNLSTWLSACWYILIWKLTEQSEITIANLFTGRKYQELENTFGLLAQFLPISCTVAKQFTFSEILSTLEDNLHQAEQYQEYYLAENNEQVESNFSVGFEFETLPNPYHADGVSFFPKQKNIQLENFKLKLTCWQNQNDLITEFQYDSNKFDSETITRLGRQYHTLIESIITNPAATVEEITILDRQQLDQLLIEFNNNQTNYPQDRCIHQLFENQVTKTPDNIALVWEGKQLTYIELNQKADQLANYLKKQGVKPNTLVGLYLERSHLAIIGLLGILKAGVAYLPLDSALPTEGLTFRLQDAGVSILLTQHSLLTTISSSTEQIICLDTDWETIAQTKPDNLPTTVTPDNLVYAIYTSGSTGTPKAVAIQHRQLVNYFYSIVERFNLSENATFATVSTLAADLGNTMLFPALGTGGCLHIISQETASDPQAFTNYCQSYPIDYLKIVPSHLSALLTSASKVGFLPQKQLILGGEASNWELIAKIKQQKPNCQIFNHYGPTETTVGVLTYEVKSETEKTGRRRDWETRRLGDEENIFAANQKISPYRYSSSISTTVPIGKPLPNTQVYVLDEKLQPVPLGVPGELYLGGTQVSQGYFNRPELTKEKFIPNPFTVTSRDVPWNVCTPVISISSSAPLNPCILTPILYKTGDKVRYLPDGNLEFLGRIDRQVKIRGFRIELEEIESKLRQHPDLQSVVVTATENSLNHQRLIAYIVTTPQFRLRHHNQETAIASELRNFCVTHFPEYMIPSAFVVLKALPLTANGKIDYQALPNPEQHRPELKQIYLAPRSLLEKQLAEIWQEVLGLEKIGIHDNFFELGGHSLLITQLLAKVRNAFKVDLPLKDLFNAPTIADLAKRLGDREIGRHGEAETVTNLNSEAILDSDIVPSSRDEWPFARGCGVNLIHALTKNDAFLLTGATGFLGAFLLNELLQQTSADIYYLIRAENINLAQERIENKLKSYLLWDESFSQRIIPVVGDLSQPLLGLSKDYFAKLASLIDVIYHNGAWVNFTYPYSQLKAANVLGTQEVLRLAVQNKLKPVHFISTIGVVSAADRKLLTIQEDTSIDHSEQIDSGYTQSKWVAEKLVTIARDRGIPISIYRPGRISGHSKTGVCNPDDHTFRMIRGCIQLGSVFQEDSLVNLTPIDYAVRAIAHLSSQPESLGKTFHIFNPQPTPWQEVVDSVISLGYPLQQLDYQQWRKQLLTTVERHSDHPLSPLISTFTENETTNPEETINQKLDAHNTNSGLTGTSIICPPCDRYLINTYLSYLINKSYLKQPN encoded by the coding sequence ATGAAAACGGAAACTTTACAGGGATTTCAATTATCTCCTCAGCAAAAACGTTTGTGGTTATTACAACAAAATAACCGTGTTTATTTATCCCAAGCTGTAATCCTGATTGAAGGAAAAGTTGACTTAGAAATTTTACAAGAAGCTGTTGATAAAATTGTTGAGCGTCAAGAAATTATGCGGACTAATTTCTATCGGCGATCGGGTATTACTATTCCTTTTCAAGTTATTAATGAAACGAGTAAATCTGTTTGGCAAAATCTTGATTTAAGTCACCTAACGGAACAGGAAATCGAATTAAAACTGATTGAGTTATTGCAATCAGAACAAACGAATAATTTCAATCTAGAACGTGATTCGCTTGTACGTCTGGTGTTGATAAAATTAAGTGAAGAAAGCTTTTATTTAATTGTAACCCTGCCTTCTCTCTGTGCCGATCGCTGGACAATTAATAATTTAGTTAGAGAAATTAGTCAAAGCTATTCTCTTTGTTTACAAGGAAAAGATTTTTTTGAAGAACCATTACAATATATTCAATTTTCAGAATGGCAAAACGAATTATTAATAGAAGAAGCAGAAACTGGAAAAGCTTTTTGGCAACAACAGCAATTTAAAAATAGAAACAATTTAAGCTTACCTGGGGAAATTAATTCAAACCAATACCCAAAATTAAACACAATTTATTTAACAATAGAGTCTAACTTACTCAATAAAATTCATTCAACTACCACTCAAACTAATACCAATCTTTCTACCTGGCTTTCAGCTTGTTGGTATATATTAATCTGGAAATTAACCGAGCAATCAGAAATCACCATTGCGAATTTATTTACTGGCAGAAAATATCAAGAATTAGAAAATACCTTTGGATTATTAGCACAATTTTTGCCTATAAGTTGTACAGTTGCAAAACAATTTACTTTTTCAGAAATTTTATCTACTCTAGAAGATAATTTACATCAAGCAGAACAATACCAAGAATATTATCTAGCAGAAAATAACGAGCAAGTAGAGTCAAACTTCTCCGTTGGCTTTGAATTTGAAACATTACCCAATCCATATCATGCTGATGGTGTATCTTTCTTTCCTAAGCAAAAAAATATTCAATTAGAAAACTTTAAACTTAAACTTACCTGTTGGCAGAATCAAAACGATTTAATTACAGAATTTCAATATGATAGTAATAAATTTGATTCAGAAACTATTACTAGATTAGGTCGACAATATCATACCCTAATTGAAAGTATCATAACTAATCCAGCAGCAACCGTAGAAGAAATCACCATTCTGGATCGTCAACAACTCGATCAGTTATTAATAGAATTTAACAATAACCAAACTAACTATCCTCAAGATCGATGTATTCATCAGTTATTTGAAAACCAAGTAACAAAAACACCCGATAATATTGCTTTAGTATGGGAAGGAAAGCAATTAACTTATATAGAATTAAATCAAAAAGCCGATCAATTAGCTAATTATTTAAAAAAACAAGGAGTCAAACCAAATACCCTAGTTGGTTTATATCTAGAGCGATCGCATTTAGCAATTATTGGTTTACTTGGTATCCTTAAAGCAGGGGTAGCTTATTTACCTCTAGATTCTGCTTTACCTACAGAAGGATTAACTTTTCGTTTACAAGATGCTGGCGTATCGATTCTCTTAACCCAGCACTCTCTTTTGACTACAATTTCCTCTAGTACCGAACAGATCATTTGCTTAGATACAGATTGGGAAACTATTGCCCAAACCAAACCAGACAATTTACCCACTACTGTAACACCAGATAATTTAGTATATGCGATCTATACATCGGGTTCGACTGGTACACCCAAAGCTGTTGCTATCCAACACAGACAACTGGTTAACTATTTCTACTCCATTGTAGAAAGATTCAATCTATCTGAAAATGCTACCTTTGCCACTGTGTCTACTCTGGCAGCAGATTTAGGCAATACTATGTTATTCCCTGCCTTGGGTACTGGTGGATGTTTGCATATCATTTCTCAAGAAACAGCTTCTGATCCTCAAGCTTTTACCAATTATTGCCAAAGTTACCCGATAGACTATCTCAAAATTGTTCCTTCTCATCTCTCTGCCTTGTTAACCTCTGCTTCAAAAGTAGGCTTTTTACCACAAAAACAGCTAATTTTGGGCGGAGAAGCTAGTAATTGGGAATTAATTGCCAAAATTAAACAACAAAAACCAAATTGTCAGATTTTTAATCATTATGGCCCTACAGAAACCACAGTAGGAGTACTAACTTATGAAGTTAAATCAGAAACGGAGAAGACTGGGAGACGCAGAGACTGGGAGACGCGGAGACTGGGAGATGAGGAGAATATTTTTGCTGCAAATCAGAAAATTAGTCCGTACAGATACAGTAGTAGCATTTCGACAACAGTTCCTATTGGCAAACCTTTACCTAATACTCAAGTTTATGTATTAGATGAAAAATTGCAACCAGTACCTCTAGGCGTACCAGGGGAATTGTATCTCGGTGGCACACAAGTTAGTCAAGGTTATTTCAATCGCCCAGAATTAACTAAAGAGAAATTTATTCCTAACCCTTTTACAGTTACCAGTAGAGACGTTCCATGGAACGTCTGTACACCAGTTATCAGTATTAGCTCTTCTGCACCTTTAAACCCCTGCATTCTGACACCAATACTATACAAAACTGGAGATAAGGTACGTTATTTACCTGATGGTAATTTAGAATTTCTAGGAAGAATTGATCGCCAAGTCAAAATCAGGGGTTTTCGCATAGAATTAGAGGAAATTGAAAGTAAATTACGACAACACCCAGATCTTCAGTCAGTAGTAGTTACTGCAACTGAAAACTCACTCAATCATCAACGTTTAATTGCATACATAGTAACAACTCCTCAATTTCGTCTGCGTCATCACAATCAAGAGACAGCGATCGCTAGTGAATTAAGAAATTTTTGTGTTACCCACTTTCCAGAATATATGATTCCTTCTGCTTTCGTGGTGTTGAAAGCATTGCCTTTAACTGCTAATGGTAAGATTGATTATCAAGCATTACCAAACCCAGAACAACATCGTCCAGAATTAAAACAAATTTATCTTGCCCCGCGATCGCTTTTAGAAAAACAACTAGCCGAAATCTGGCAAGAGGTATTAGGTTTAGAGAAAATTGGCATTCATGATAATTTCTTTGAGTTGGGGGGACATTCTCTCTTAATTACTCAACTACTGGCAAAAGTAAGAAATGCTTTTAAGGTTGACTTACCTCTCAAGGATTTATTTAATGCACCCACTATTGCTGATTTAGCGAAGAGACTGGGGGACAGGGAGATTGGGAGACACGGAGAGGCAGAGACTGTTACTAATCTCAACTCTGAAGCAATTTTAGATTCTGATATTGTTCCTAGTAGTAGGGACGAATGGCCATTCGCAAGGGGCTGTGGCGTGAATTTAATTCACGCCCTTACAAAAAATGATGCGTTTTTATTAACAGGTGCAACTGGATTTTTAGGTGCTTTCTTACTAAATGAACTTTTACAACAAACTTCAGCAGACATCTATTATTTAATTCGCGCTGAAAATATTAATCTGGCTCAAGAGCGGATCGAAAATAAATTAAAATCTTATTTATTATGGGATGAAAGTTTCAGTCAACGCATTATTCCCGTAGTTGGGGATTTATCTCAACCACTGCTTGGACTATCAAAGGATTACTTTGCCAAACTCGCCTCTTTGATTGATGTCATCTATCATAACGGTGCTTGGGTTAATTTTACTTATCCTTACTCACAACTTAAAGCTGCTAACGTTTTAGGTACTCAAGAAGTTCTAAGATTAGCAGTTCAAAATAAACTCAAACCAGTCCACTTTATTTCTACCATTGGTGTAGTTAGTGCTGCCGATCGCAAATTACTAACTATTCAAGAAGATACTTCCATCGATCACAGTGAACAAATCGACAGTGGTTACACTCAAAGTAAATGGGTAGCAGAAAAACTAGTTACTATTGCCCGCGATCGCGGTATACCTATCAGTATATATCGACCAGGACGAATTTCAGGACATAGTAAAACAGGTGTTTGTAACCCAGACGATCATACCTTCAGAATGATTCGGGGTTGTATTCAACTTGGTAGTGTTTTCCAAGAAGACTCGCTAGTGAATTTAACTCCTATTGATTATGCCGTGAGAGCGATCGCTCATTTATCCAGTCAACCAGAATCATTAGGTAAAACTTTTCATATCTTTAACCCTCAACCCACTCCTTGGCAGGAAGTAGTTGACTCCGTTATTTCTTTGGGTTATCCACTGCAACAACTCGACTATCAACAGTGGCGCAAACAACTACTAACCACAGTAGAAAGACACTCAGATCATCCTTTATCTCCACTGATCAGTACATTTACCGAAAACGAAACCACCAATCCAGAAGAAACCATTAACCAGAAACTAGATGCTCACAATACTAACTCTGGATTAACAGGAACTTCAATTATCTGTCCACCATGCGATCGCTATTTAATAAATACCTATCTTTCCTATCTCATCAACAAAAGTTACTTAAAACAGCCCAATTAA
- a CDS encoding class I SAM-dependent DNA methyltransferase translates to MTTNTIYSAYDSFARVMNEDWGTEDSEAVLPDVEALFLKHLPQQSSILDLCCGTGHLARKLQDKGYQVTGIDGSSELLRYARDNAPQSKFIVDDARYFKLPASFNGVISTNYGLNHITKLEELTWVFQNVYTTLLSNGLFVFDLRLDKFYKKDNWNNSLIGNVQDEYAWALKRIYNPEEKIGNIYITIFELTNNNWKRSDLTWSVKGYDLEEVIFALQTVGFKNINYYNQEDISAHTKEANILYFVCHK, encoded by the coding sequence ATGACTACAAATACTATTTACTCAGCCTATGATTCTTTCGCACGCGTAATGAATGAAGATTGGGGAACCGAGGATAGTGAAGCTGTATTACCTGATGTTGAGGCATTATTTCTCAAACATCTTCCCCAACAGTCTTCGATTCTCGATCTTTGCTGCGGTACAGGGCATCTAGCACGAAAGCTACAAGATAAAGGCTATCAAGTTACTGGAATTGATGGTTCAAGCGAACTATTACGCTATGCTCGTGATAATGCCCCTCAGAGTAAGTTTATTGTGGATGATGCTCGTTACTTTAAATTACCAGCTTCTTTTAATGGAGTTATTTCTACCAATTATGGTCTTAATCATATAACCAAACTAGAAGAATTAACCTGGGTTTTCCAGAACGTTTATACAACATTATTATCAAATGGTTTATTCGTATTCGATCTTAGATTGGATAAATTCTATAAAAAAGACAATTGGAATAATTCCCTAATTGGAAACGTGCAAGACGAATATGCTTGGGCATTAAAACGTATTTACAATCCCGAAGAAAAAATAGGCAATATTTACATTACTATTTTTGAATTAACTAACAACAACTGGAAGCGTTCTGATCTTACTTGGTCAGTCAAAGGATATGATCTCGAAGAAGTAATTTTCGCTCTACAAACTGTCGGATTTAAAAACATCAATTATTATAACCAAGAAGACATTTCAGCCCACACAAAAGAAGCCAACATACTTTACTTTGTTTGTCACAAATAA
- a CDS encoding non-ribosomal peptide synthetase, with translation MKTINEFLSHLNSLDVKLWSETAPGASSEIRLRCNAPKDVLTPDLKTELAERKAEILEFLQEINQTSASIQPVARTGTLPLSFAQQRLWFLDRLEPGNPFYNQPSAFRLTGELQVGILEQSLQEIIKRHEILRTTFTTVTEHPVQVISPTVDFRLPVIDLTTLSSTEQEREIKELAQQEAQSPFNLERDLLLRVTLLKCSCQEHIILFTTHHIVSDDWSTGILIQELATLYQAFLEGKPSPLPELSIQYADFAVWQRQWLQGKAQQTQLNYWKQQLGSNPPVLNLPTDYPRPTKLTYQGATQSFILSPYLTQALKALCQQEKVTLFMLLLAAFKVLLYRYSHQEDIVVGTPIANRNRAEIEGLIGFFVNTLVLRINLEGNLSFTELLQRVKQVTLGAYSHQDLPFEKLVEELKPERHLNRNPLFDVMFALQNAPESELKLPGLSLSSIDEDSNTAKFDLSLDIFESSFGLTGVFEYSTDLFQASTIERMIGHFQVLLKAIVTHLETKLSELPLLTEAERNQILFQWNDTKIEYPLDQCIHSLFEEQVTKTPNAVAVVYQDQQLTYQELNTKANQLAHYLQKLGVKPETLIGICVERSVEVVVGILGILKAGGAYLPLNPTHPLERLAEMLSDAQISILITQQPLVKSFDEYQAELVCLDSDWELIAQQNDQNPISEVTTNNLAYVIYTSGSTGKPKGVMVEHSSLVNNYFAWKDAYQLNSLKTHLQMANFAFDVFTGDLVRALCSGGKLVLCPQEFLLEAEQLYSLIKQHQIDCGEFVPVVLRNLIEYLEKSNQKLELKLVICGSDSWYGREYQKFPQFLGKQTRLINSFGVTEATIDSCYFELKAKQLSSEQLVPIGKPFANTQLYILDSHLQPVPIGITGELYIGGAGVARGYLNRSELTKEKFIPNPLLDVEIFHEISLQNSTLYKTGDLARYHGDGTIEYLGRIDHQVKIRGFRIELGEIEVVIASYPLVKDCVVVAYQDTTGDTRLVAYYISEAKLDIKQLRDFLKSKLPDYMIPSALVELKAFPLTPNGKCDRNSLPIPDFTLTTTQYFAPRTETEASLVKIWQEVLNLPQVGINDNFFELGGHSLLATQVVSKIRQSLSVELALRCLFEYPNIAQLANQITTSITQEIPPIKPVTRDRDLPLSFAQQRLWFLAQLEPDNPAYNIPEALRLQGKLDVEVLIQTIQVIIERHEILRTNFKVVNDEPIQVIHSQSKFQLITVDLTSLSKTEQEPEVIKLTEQEALQPFDLETDSLIKVTLIRLDDLENVILFTMHHIISDAWSIGILVEEFVTLYQAFSQQKPSHLPELPIQYADYAVWQREWLQGEVLEKQLHYWQQKLGGKLPVLKLPYQQPPLVKTNRSLSHKFELSQELTLAIQQLSRQHDATLFMVILTALKVLLYRYTQQDDIVVGADIANRNRTETEGLIGFFVNLLLLRTDLSGYPSFRELLSRVKEVTLSAYAHQDLPFERLVQELQPSRKLNQTPLFQVLLVMDNVPTQTLELPGLTISPIKEIDSKAKFDLVLFISETPSGIVGTWTYNSDFFDGNTISKLSNHYVTLLQNIVSKPDTRINNLAITIQAEQEVQTMAEITQAKSKFNKFLKVKPKAISLPSSEELIKTDFLQSGQTLPLVITPAVKDLDLIDWVKNERKFLEDKLLQHGAILFRNCQLNSITDFENLAQTICPNLFGNYGDLPRTGVSNKVYGSTPYPANKTILFHNESSHLHCYPQKIWFYCVQPAQEGGETPIVDCREVYRILDPKVREKLEQKQLMYVRNYIKGLDVSWQNFFHTEDKAVVEEHCRQSEMEFEWLPNNGLKTSKKRPAIALHPITQEKVFFNQIQLHHISYLDPQVRESLLSVFGEENLPRNVYYGDGSPLEPEDIAEINRAYQTATISFPWQKTDVLMLDNLLTAHSRNPYKGERKIVVAMGEMMNSEL, from the coding sequence ATGAAAACTATTAATGAGTTCTTATCCCATCTTAATAGTTTAGATGTCAAACTCTGGTCTGAAACTGCCCCAGGAGCTAGTTCAGAGATTCGCTTGCGCTGTAATGCTCCTAAAGACGTACTCACACCAGACTTAAAAACAGAACTAGCCGAACGGAAAGCAGAAATTTTAGAGTTTTTGCAAGAAATTAACCAAACTTCGGCTTCTATCCAACCCGTTGCTCGAACTGGTACGCTTCCTTTATCCTTTGCTCAACAAAGGTTATGGTTTCTTGATCGTTTAGAACCTGGTAATCCCTTTTACAATCAACCCTCAGCTTTTAGGTTAACTGGTGAGCTTCAAGTTGGCATCTTGGAACAAAGTTTACAAGAAATTATTAAAAGACATGAAATTTTAAGAACTACATTTACCACAGTTACAGAACACCCCGTTCAAGTTATCTCCCCCACAGTAGATTTTCGGCTTCCAGTCATCGATTTAACAACTTTATCTTCAACCGAACAAGAACGAGAAATTAAAGAACTTGCCCAACAAGAAGCTCAATCTCCCTTTAACTTAGAAAGGGATTTATTACTGCGAGTTACTCTGCTCAAATGCAGTTGCCAGGAACATATTATTTTATTTACTACCCACCATATTGTCTCTGATGATTGGTCTACAGGAATCTTAATTCAAGAATTAGCTACTCTCTACCAAGCCTTTTTGGAGGGTAAACCATCACCTCTACCAGAATTATCGATTCAATATGCAGATTTTGCTGTCTGGCAACGTCAATGGTTACAGGGAAAAGCGCAGCAAACTCAACTCAATTACTGGAAACAGCAATTAGGTAGTAACCCACCAGTTTTAAACCTACCCACCGATTATCCTCGACCAACTAAATTAACCTATCAAGGAGCTACTCAATCTTTTATCCTCTCTCCATATTTAACTCAAGCTCTCAAAGCTCTTTGTCAACAGGAAAAAGTTACCCTTTTTATGTTGTTGCTGGCAGCTTTTAAAGTACTACTGTATCGTTATAGCCATCAAGAGGATATCGTAGTCGGTACTCCCATCGCCAACCGCAACCGCGCTGAAATTGAAGGCTTGATTGGTTTCTTTGTCAATACCTTGGTATTGAGAATCAATTTAGAAGGAAATCTCAGTTTTACGGAATTACTACAACGAGTCAAACAAGTCACCCTAGGAGCATATAGTCACCAGGATCTACCTTTTGAAAAGCTTGTTGAAGAATTAAAGCCAGAGCGTCACCTCAATCGTAATCCTTTGTTTGATGTGATGTTTGCCTTACAAAATGCGCCAGAGTCAGAACTAAAATTACCAGGATTAAGTTTAAGCTCAATTGACGAAGATAGTAACACAGCCAAATTCGATCTCAGTTTAGATATATTTGAGTCGTCTTTCGGTTTAACAGGAGTGTTTGAGTACAGCACTGACTTATTTCAAGCTAGCACCATTGAAAGAATGATCGGGCATTTTCAGGTGTTATTGAAGGCAATAGTTACCCATCTAGAAACTAAGCTGTCAGAATTACCTTTATTAACTGAAGCGGAAAGAAACCAAATCTTATTCCAATGGAATGATACTAAAATCGAATATCCTTTAGATCAATGTATTCACTCCTTATTTGAAGAGCAGGTAACCAAAACACCGAATGCAGTAGCAGTTGTTTATCAAGATCAACAATTAACCTATCAAGAATTAAATACCAAAGCTAATCAACTAGCACACTATCTACAAAAATTAGGAGTTAAACCAGAGACTTTGATAGGTATTTGTGTTGAACGCTCAGTAGAAGTGGTTGTCGGCATACTAGGCATTCTTAAAGCAGGTGGAGCTTATTTACCGCTAAATCCAACTCATCCCTTGGAACGTTTAGCTGAGATGTTATCAGATGCTCAAATTTCGATCTTGATAACTCAACAGCCTTTAGTAAAATCTTTTGATGAATATCAAGCAGAGTTAGTTTGTTTAGATTCAGATTGGGAATTAATTGCTCAACAAAACGATCAAAACCCCATCAGTGAAGTTACAACTAACAATCTAGCTTATGTGATTTATACCTCTGGTTCAACAGGTAAACCAAAAGGGGTAATGGTAGAACATTCTAGTTTGGTTAATAATTACTTTGCGTGGAAAGATGCTTATCAATTAAACTCGCTTAAAACCCATCTCCAGATGGCTAACTTCGCCTTTGATGTTTTTACTGGGGATTTAGTTCGCGCATTATGTTCGGGAGGAAAATTAGTTCTGTGTCCCCAGGAGTTTTTATTAGAAGCAGAGCAACTTTATTCATTAATCAAGCAACATCAAATCGACTGCGGTGAATTTGTACCTGTAGTCTTGCGAAATTTGATTGAGTATTTAGAAAAGAGTAACCAGAAATTAGAACTAAAACTAGTTATTTGTGGTTCGGATAGTTGGTATGGTCGAGAATATCAAAAATTTCCACAATTTTTAGGCAAACAAACCAGACTAATTAATTCTTTTGGCGTAACTGAAGCTACTATCGATAGTTGCTATTTTGAACTAAAAGCAAAGCAATTATCATCCGAACAGTTGGTTCCGATTGGTAAACCGTTTGCTAATACACAATTATATATTTTAGATTCCCATTTACAACCCGTTCCTATTGGTATCACAGGAGAATTGTATATCGGTGGAGCGGGAGTAGCACGAGGTTATTTAAATCGGTCAGAATTAACCAAAGAGAAATTTATTCCTAACCCGTTATTGGACGTAGAGATATTTCATGAAATATCCCTACAGAATTCAACATTATATAAAACTGGCGATTTAGCTCGTTATCATGGTGATGGCACAATTGAATATTTGGGCAGAATTGATCATCAGGTTAAAATTCGGGGATTTCGGATTGAATTAGGGGAAATTGAGGTAGTTATAGCTAGTTACCCGCTAGTTAAAGATTGTGTTGTTGTTGCTTATCAGGATACTACTGGGGATACAAGATTAGTTGCTTATTATATTTCTGAAGCAAAACTAGACATTAAACAATTAAGGGATTTCCTCAAATCCAAATTACCAGATTACATGATTCCTTCTGCCTTGGTGGAATTGAAGGCGTTTCCCTTAACTCCCAATGGTAAATGCGATCGCAATTCTTTACCCATTCCCGATTTTACTCTAACTACAACTCAATATTTTGCACCTCGTACTGAAACCGAGGCAAGTCTAGTTAAAATCTGGCAAGAAGTGCTGAATCTTCCCCAGGTAGGAATCAATGATAATTTCTTTGAATTGGGGGGACATTCTCTACTCGCAACTCAAGTTGTCTCTAAAATACGTCAAAGTTTATCGGTTGAGTTAGCTCTACGGTGTTTGTTTGAGTATCCAAATATTGCTCAATTAGCTAATCAAATAACAACCAGTATTACCCAAGAAATACCACCAATTAAACCTGTAACAAGAGATAGGGATTTACCTTTATCCTTTGCCCAGCAACGACTATGGTTTTTGGCTCAATTAGAACCAGATAACCCAGCTTATAATATCCCTGAAGCTTTACGCTTGCAAGGAAAACTAGATGTAGAAGTTTTAATTCAAACTATTCAAGTAATTATTGAGCGACACGAAATTCTCCGCACCAACTTTAAAGTAGTTAATGATGAACCGATACAGGTTATTCATTCCCAGAGTAAGTTTCAACTAATAACAGTTGATTTAACTAGTTTATCTAAAACAGAACAAGAACCAGAAGTAATCAAACTCACTGAACAAGAAGCACTACAACCATTTGATTTAGAAACAGATTCCTTAATCAAAGTTACCTTAATTCGGTTGGATGATTTAGAAAACGTCATTCTCTTTACCATGCATCATATTATCTCCGATGCTTGGTCAATAGGAATTTTAGTTGAAGAATTTGTCACCCTTTATCAAGCCTTTTCTCAACAAAAACCCTCACATTTGCCAGAATTACCTATTCAATATGCAGATTACGCTGTTTGGCAACGGGAATGGTTACAAGGAGAGGTGTTAGAAAAACAACTCCACTATTGGCAACAAAAACTGGGTGGTAAATTACCTGTTTTGAAACTGCCATACCAACAACCACCCCTAGTTAAAACTAATCGCAGTCTGAGTCATAAATTTGAACTGTCTCAAGAATTAACCCTTGCTATACAGCAACTATCTCGCCAGCATGATGCCACTTTGTTTATGGTGATTTTGACGGCACTCAAAGTTTTACTGTATCGCTATACCCAACAGGATGATATTGTCGTCGGAGCAGACATTGCTAATCGTAATCGCACTGAAACAGAAGGATTAATTGGATTTTTTGTTAATTTACTGCTTTTACGCACCGATTTATCAGGTTATCCGAGTTTTAGGGAATTATTAAGCAGAGTCAAAGAAGTAACTTTATCAGCTTATGCTCATCAAGACTTACCTTTTGAGCGACTCGTTCAAGAATTACAACCATCAAGAAAACTAAATCAAACACCTTTATTTCAGGTGTTATTAGTTATGGATAATGTTCCAACACAAACATTAGAGCTTCCTGGTTTAACTATTTCACCTATTAAAGAAATAGATAGTAAAGCCAAATTCGATCTCGTTTTATTTATCTCTGAAACACCATCAGGAATTGTTGGAACTTGGACATATAATAGCGATTTTTTTGACGGTAATACCATCAGTAAATTGTCAAATCATTACGTAACTTTACTACAAAATATTGTTTCCAAACCAGATACTCGAATTAACAATCTAGCAATTACTATTCAAGCAGAACAAGAGGTACAAACAATGGCAGAAATAACTCAAGCAAAAAGTAAGTTTAATAAGTTTTTAAAGGTTAAACCCAAAGCAATTAGCTTGCCATCTTCTGAAGAATTAATTAAGACAGATTTTTTACAGTCTGGACAAACTTTACCTTTAGTAATTACTCCTGCTGTCAAAGATCTGGATCTTATTGATTGGGTTAAAAACGAAAGAAAGTTTTTAGAAGATAAATTACTTCAACACGGTGCAATTTTATTTCGGAATTGCCAACTTAATTCTATTACTGATTTTGAAAATCTAGCCCAAACTATTTGTCCTAATTTATTTGGTAATTATGGGGATTTACCTCGTACGGGAGTAAGCAATAAAGTTTATGGTTCAACTCCTTATCCTGCCAATAAAACTATCTTATTTCACAACGAAAGTTCTCACCTGCATTGTTATCCTCAAAAAATTTGGTTTTATTGTGTCCAACCAGCGCAAGAAGGAGGAGAAACTCCGATTGTTGATTGTCGTGAAGTTTATCGAATTCTCGATCCTAAAGTTAGAGAAAAATTAGAACAAAAACAATTAATGTATGTCCGTAACTATATTAAAGGTTTAGATGTAAGTTGGCAAAATTTCTTTCACACCGAAGATAAAGCAGTAGTTGAAGAACATTGTCGCCAATCAGAAATGGAGTTTGAATGGTTACCTAATAATGGTTTAAAAACTTCTAAAAAAAGACCTGCGATCGCGTTACATCCAATCACTCAAGAAAAGGTATTTTTTAATCAAATTCAACTTCATCATATTTCTTATCTCGATCCTCAAGTTAGAGAGTCTTTACTATCAGTATTTGGCGAAGAAAATTTACCACGTAATGTTTATTATGGTGATGGTTCTCCTCTAGAACCAGAGGATATTGCTGAAATTAATCGGGCTTATCAAACAGCTACTATTAGTTTTCCTTGGCAAAAAACTGATGTCTTGATGTTGGACAATTTATTAACTGCTCATAGTCGTAATCCCTACAAAGGTGAACGAAAAATTGTAGTAGCCATGGGTGAAATGATGAATTCAGAACTTTAG